The genomic stretch GCGGTGGTGGTGTAATTTTGGCTGCAAAGATGAATAGAACGAACAAGGGTGTGTTGACTGATGAGCAGTTAATGGCGGGACTTTTTGTTTTCATAGGTATTGGGCTTATTTGTTTAATGGATTGGTCTTATGTTAAGAGACGGTCTTATTAAACAATTTGTAATAGCTTTATTCTGATGACTTTGACTATGGGCCATTTCTGCAAAGAAATAATAATGGCCCAACGTTTATGCTAATAATGACTATTTCTATTTCgcttttattattctttttttttttctcaaaatttaATTTCAAATTAGTTGTCCCATTCGAAATTTAGTATCGTAAATGAGTAAATTATAAACATCACCCCTAATTTGGTCCGtttcttaattatttaattaaattccattttttaattatttaattaaatctagTACATTAAAAATACAAGTAATCAACTAATCAAGAGTTCAAGACatcaagtacattaatatttaataaaatatatatttaaatcgttaatattcattatttatataaataaaagagtaTTTAGAAAAAATATACTAAGGTTATTGGGCCGGCCCACGTGCTAAGCACGATTagcccatgggccaggcacggcccGAGCACGAAACTGGGCGTGCCAGGAGCGGGCCGCGGCGGGGATTTGGGTGAGTGGGTCAGGAACGGCACGACACGGCCAGCCCAATATCCGTGTCTGGGCGGCCATTTTTTGGGGAAGGCACGATAGGCCGGCACGCGAGCCGGCCCAGCACGGCCCAATGCCAACTCTAGTTATACCTATCAAACATGCCCGACATGGGTCCGCCTAAATCCCAGCCCGTTCCAAGCCTATAAGTTTAACAATAAATATAAGTATATTTTTGTATTACAACTTGGTGCATCAGGTTTGCACCCCATACCAAATAGATTGAGCGGGTCGAGCCTAGGTTCTAACGATAGCATAACAATACCTATCAAACAGATTGAGTGGGTCGAGTCTTAGGTCGGGTCAGAATATAGATCAAGAAAAATACAACTCAGTTTAAAGTCAAATACAAGTGAACAaagttttcttctccttcttttATTTTTTCTCATTTATCAATAGGGGAAAATATCACAATACCGACACAAAATTAACAAGTATATATTGAACTTTAATGATGCATCCATTGATGTCAAAGGTAAATTTAATTTTATCAACATATTAGTATATTTTCTCGAGTTGAAACATTTGATTGAACGATTCGACCCAATTTGATCAGGTTTCAACACTAAATTAAGAAGTCATATCGGGTTTGTTCAATTGAGTTATATGTCAACATTTACGGGTCTGCCTACATAAAACAGGTCTATTGAGTCAAGTCAAAATTTGACAGGTCTAATAGACACATACAGGCCCATTTTTTATACTTCCTCCCATCCATTTCAAAggtaacatggacccactttttgtgagaggaaaagtgggtccatgttaccTTTGAAGTGAATGGGAGGAAGTATAAAACATGTCGATGGAGTCAAGTCTTCAAAATTTGTTTCTTTACTAATTGCAAAAGATGAATTGAAATTATTAAATATGGGTTCAATTAAATAGGAATTGCCGCGTACTATCTACCAACTTTGATACAAGACTTTAAAAAACCAATCCGTGTAATTTGAACGGGTTTAAAAGTAGTAATGTGCACAAAAATGAAACCACGAGAGTATATGTACCGATCTTAAAAACGTCAAACTAGTTAAGTGAATTTTCCGGAAAAGTAATGcagtaaaataaaacaactagacGTGTACACCTGAACCACTGAACGTCCCCCACTGCTCCACAATTCCTCCACCTCGCATCACCTGCAACGCTCAATCGTTCCGCAAATTCTTAGTAAGTCACTCAATTTTCTTCCCCCAAATCCAGGGGTAGGAagtgagggcacgtgccctcacgtgcgaaaaaaaaaaaattggaaaaaacgaTAAACACAAACCAGTGaaccacacaaacagaaacaGGCAAAACAACAATAAACATAAACTCATAAAGAACACAAACACAATAGAACGATAAAGACAACCACCACTGCCGTGTGCCGCCGGCCGTCGCCCGGCGTCTAAGTGTCGACACTCCACCACTCGCGGTACTACTACTCGCCTGCTACTCGGTATGTGTTCTCAGAATCTCAGTTCTTACTTCTCTTAATTTCTTATAATCTTATTAATTCGAttatttgttgttgattgttgattaattcaattaatttgttcttattaggtattagttttgattaattcgtttaatttgtTCCCCAAATTTATGAATTTGTTCTTAccagtttgattaatttgttccccaaaccctaaatcccaaagttgttcttattagttattagttttgattaatttgttccccaaaccctaaatcccaaatttgttcttattagttactccctccattcaactccacactaccactttcttttttcacgtttgccaacgcgtcttttacgcgctaaatatcgttagctacgtatttgcgaaaaatataaaagttagatatttttaatgtactcgtaaagacgaataaaacaagatcacacatgaatatattttcacttatgtattgggagaaaattgaaattgaatgtttaactatgaatagtgtacaaaatagataatggtagtgtggagttgaatggagggagtattagttttgattaattcgattaattcgattaatttgttccccaaattcaattaatttattcttattagttttgattaatttgttccccaaaccctaaatcccaAATTTGTTCCTAttagttattagttttgattaattcgattaatttgttCCCCAAATTCAACTAAATATAGGGAAACCATGGCTTCTTATTAGTGCACATAGTCTGGTTTATGGGGCAATACTGGTGGATGAGTTGAGATACATGACTACATCCTCCTAAGAAAGGCCAAACgtttatcaggctacttcttgtaAAGTGCAATTTCTATTCCGAAGAAGTTTATACTGGTGGATGAGTTTAAGGGATTAATAGCACCCCCATATTGCAAAGTGCAATTTCTATTCCAAGCTTATTACCCAACTCCATCACTAGCTGTAAGTGTCCTTGTTATGACTCCGGGAGTAGTCTTGGAATGGGCAATCTCCGAAGAAGTTTCCAGGATCCCCACAACTGCACAAGTGAGGTAAAAGTGCGCTGGAATGATTAATGATTTGTGTTACTTGGTGAGTAGTCCTAATGCCTATATATCAGTATCTGAATCACTGAAAGCCAGAGTACACATCACTAAATATAGGGAAACCATGGCTTCTTAATAGCTTACAATACTTGTGGAGTCGGAAGTCACAAAAAACCACATCGACCTCTTCTCCATTGTTATTAGAACctcaaattttttttgaatttaatgTATAAATGTTGTCCGCAATTTAATGTATAAGTGTTAGTGTAGCTTAGAATTTACTATGTATTGACGATATTTGAATTTAATGTATAAATGTTGCCGTAAATTTTTTTTCTTATTGTGCCCCCCCTTCACTCTAATCCTGGATCCGCCACTGACCTACACCCCGGTTATTAAACttccacaaattctcattatagacaaGAGATATCCATTTATAGTTATAAACGGATCAAATATCTACCCATTTTTAAGCATAACACATGCAACATGGTGGTCGACGGATATATTCGTCTAACTGATTTATAAATTTATAAATGCAATAGAAGACCAATGAAACAAAATATAAAAAAGCAAATGCTGAAGATTGAATCAATAAACAATAATAATGGTTATGTTCATCAACGAAACAATGAATGAACTACAATCAGGTATAATACATTTGTAATCAATCAGTGAACTACAACGCCCCATGTTCATTTATAAGCAGTGAACCACAAATGGGCCATTTACATAAGCAGCAGCAGAGGGAAGTCGATACGGATACACACAAGGGCGACGAGCATAAGAGAATACTTGAGCCGGAGGAGCACAATTAGCAGCATATTGAACCCCAGGCATGGTGATGGATGCCGGAAAGACGTGCTGTTCCCGTGCTCGTATCTTCCTCCACCTTTCAATAGTAGAAACAATTACACTAGGATTGACTTTTTCTTTCAGAAGCTTTGCCACCACCTTAAACTTATGAAGATTGACCTGCGTTGACCTCCATATAAAGTCAATAATAAAGTCAACATCTCTTAAAACATACTCCTTACTGTATCCCACAATCTCTAGCAACTCATGCTTATTAATTGGCTTTCTTTTAGCAATCTCCAACATCATCTTATTTGGCAGAACATACCCACAACTCTCATCCTCCTCCCTACTCACTTTATCCCTCCACTCATACAACCCCGCTACGAGCCCCAATTGTTCCTCGTCGAGACACGCATCCGACAACCCGTACAAGGACAAGTATGATGTCTCTCTATCAAAGACCTCCATACAATACAATCTCTTACAAACATCATAGCTTCTCTTGTAAACCTCTATCATCAACGGGTCGGACCCAATCGAACCTAGTTCCTTCCTCATCGAATCATATATGAACAAGAGATAATGTGTGTCTTCTCTAGCGTATTTTAACATATCGACGGGAAGGGGTCGGATACGCCAATCCGACGATTGGTACTCCTTATTAGACTCAATACCACAATAGTACTTAAGTAGGAACGCAAGTGAATTCCTTTCCAATTGTAAAACTTGTGATGCTCTCATCGTATCAAACAGGTTCACTACATAAATACTAAAATCACGTTGTAACCACATAATATCGTTATCGGACCCATGTATCACTTTCTTCTTAGTCGGGTCCATAAATATGTCCCGCAAGTATTCACCCACATGTTCCCTGAGTTTTAATGTGTCCACAACAAAATCCTCAAACCGGGTCGAAATTTGCATTAGGCAAGTCATACCTTGATAAGAACGATATGAATTATGCTCCAAATCGACCGCAAACACATCAACTCGACTCAACTTGGAGACCAAGTAACCCAAGTCTTCCACGGTATCAACAAGCTTGAAAGGAGTGGACACCATAGGCAATGGTGGTCTAATAATCGAGTCGAAGTCAGAATCGGGGCAAGTAATGAAGTCGAGAGGGTCGAAAACTTCGACGGGGTGGATGGGTCTTGACCCGTCACGGGAAACGGGTAGAAGAGTGTGAGAAAAGGGCTTAAGATTATCAATATGGAAATTGTATTCAATTTGGGGTTTTGATAAATTGGGAAGATGGAACGGAATAGTCATGATTCAAACTGTAAAATCACCAACAATTTTAGTTTTCGGAGTAATTgggactatttttttttttttttttttgaagggaatTGGGACTATTTTTTATCAACAGAGAAGTAATAATTTCAGATGGAAATATGTTGGGGATACATGGGAATTATATAGTGTGGTTGAAGACTGAAGAGTGAGGTTAGAGTTAGAAACGTAATGCTCAAGTACTTTCCAAAATCACATCCCTTCAATTTCCTATTATTTTACCTCCTTCCTTTTTCATACTATTTTGATTatctttccttttttctttttggtaagttttattcattatttattatcattcttttttcttttttagagtttaataaatgtattataaaattacaaATAGCAATTACGGTGATTTATTgtaaatttatataaaaaaaagttttgataaaaattctaaaatgtaaaacattacctttattgcgaaaaatgctttaaatTGAGTATACTTTCCATTatattattgaaatattttgatatgtatagatgattatagtgagtgtctcacaatgcGTTACATTTACTTAAagaaaaacattttgagaaagttataatacttagaccattaaatccatcaagaaaaatatatttggaagagttattgtatttataaaaacaaaacataaagataactactaagagataagtttttatgatGTGATAATGAAAAAATTATATTAGACAAGTGATAATGTGATAACGAGTGGGATATttgaaaaaattatgaaaaacttAATGAAAATACATTTAAGATTTAAGAGGTTTTAAATAATGTGATAATGAGTGGATATTTGTACTTGAATGATGACTTTTTGAACTTTTTCGAGTAAGTTAAGATGGGGGTTTAAGGCGACTTGATACCTATCGTGGAAAAAtgttaatattttggtactgatttctaatcccctatttactatatgaataggcgaaactccaacTTTTCCCGCCTAGAAATATTTCCTATAATAGTGCTtgatatttttagcatatactatTTGTGTGGACATGATAAGTTATAGATGGATATAATCTTTGGGTcgggatccagtgagaaccacccatataatgagaaccatgagaaccacttaaCAACCCTTGGATCTAATAATACACATAGATTAACTGAACCAAACACCAAACTTTTTTCGCGCGTCTCCCCCAAACCCGCGTCATCTCAGTCATTGTCTAATTCGGCTTCTCTCTCatcattctttctctctcttcaatcCATCTCGTCGACTATCAAAACCTTCCGCCATCGCCTCTTCCATAATCAAACCTTAACTTTCTCTACAATCGAACGATAAATTCTTCGACAATCAACTTTTCGACGCTGCTTCAATCAATGAAGCCTTTAAATTCGAGGTAAATTTCGTTCTTAatgattatttgttgtgaaattagttgaattagtcgattaaattagatTGTTCGTGAAATTAGGGATTGATTCATCGATTAGATTTCTGAATTGATGAATTATGCTTCTGAATTTAGGGTTTCGTCAATTAAATTGGGGgaactgagaaattagggttagaggatttgagaaatttgttgaaatcatgaaattagggtttgattcgtgTATTAAGTTTCTGGATTGATAAATTATGCTTCTGAATTTagggtttcatgaattaaattggggaaaatgagaaattagggttggagaccgtttatgtgcatcaaatccttgtttatgtgcatccaaattcctgtttatgtgcatcaaattctTGTTTAGGCGCATCAAAGTGTgatttttgtgaatcaaattggctTAATTGAGAAATTTGGGTTGGCGAAATTGTGAAATTGCCTACATTTGTTAAAATCAGAAACTCAATTTTATTAACTATACTGTTGTATtgttgcttatttaatttttgacatttcttgttgcagcaataatgacaatgacaactgctCAATACTATCACAAACTTCTTCAAATGTCATTACAAATGAAGGAGTGACTGTTGAAGCTAATGCATGTCAGCCTATATTAGAAATATTTGCAATAGCAGTTGAACATGATGTGGATGAAGTTGTGACTTTCGAATTTGTTGAAGGTACAATTCTGTTCATCCTAAAGTTATGAGTTTCATGGTTGTCTTAGTTATTATTGTAAAAAAGCTGGTAGCCATCCCAATTCTTGGTTGTCCAACTGATAGTTGCTTGATGTTTTCAGCTTTTTTTTTTATGCAATTAGGCttagttttaggatacccgtcctctgtacatgcatgaaataaggttaaatgtgcatgaaataaggttcaatGTGCATCAAATAAGGTTAGAACGGTGCTGTAATAGAATGTTTATGGTCAGGGGGAGTGTACTTGGATTATCATGTAACACAAATTTGTGAGAGTGTAATTCATCTTCTTTTGTATCCCTAATCTTTCTTACTTTAATTGCACCACATATGCAGATATCATAGTAGAGGAGGCAGAGGACGAGGAGGCAGCAGAAGGttctttgtaacacccctgattttcggctaaattaaaactaacttttacatacaaaactggccgaaatacagagatattataattaatatacaaagtctctattACAAAATCCTTTTAAAAGTGAAATAATACAAAATGAAACCAAATAAAACTTTACAAAATCTTTAATAAAAATCTTCTCTTGaaataaaaatccttttgaacagcagcggaagacctgaaagcaaaaccagaagacagaaaggaactaccccatgacgagtagcccaaaagggagaaaacacgtcagccgaaaagccgagtaacagataatacctcaatataagcagaatagttttttgttcatggcgtggaaacacagacatgtaaaaataaaaaaaaacacggataataataaaaacactccccataaactaatCTCAAACTCAAACTTACTCTTTAATATAATAGACACTCTCATCCTAATCATTAActcaatctcaactcattactccatctcactcattactccgtctcataatataatactccatagtaaccagatatcgtattctcatcgtcgaacctaagacAAAGACAaagggtgagtgaactggcggataagaccgcgaaataatatttccatctcaatatcgatttcaaactcaaataactcaataaccatggtcactctggaccgtaaacataactcggctcaaaggccccataactcataactcaataccagtaaccaatttccatctcaatttcaatatcgatattgtcaaatattccattaaaggaactgctcaacacttaaaAGTACAAAactttaagctactcacccacgagtcaaggtcaAAGCAAACGACAATAAAAACACAACACCCGAATCCGAAACAATTCTGATACGAAAAGCAAAGTCCAATTCATCAAACTGAAACAACCACAGACGCTTACAAATTATAGTACACCTTATTATCCAATTTCCCATCAATGTGCATGCTTACTTTACACGGTAATACAATTTGCCTTAAGCAAGCTACTAGGCTGCTTCTAATTACCCCACCATTAACCAAGCTTACAGCAAGACAATTCTTATAAACATGTTACACCCAAGTTTAATACGCACTCAACGTCTTAACCCGTCGCACCAATAAAATAGAAATAGTATAGAAAACAAAATATTATTACTACTAATAAAATTAATTATGACAATTATTACAAATAATCAGCTTGATCATCAAAGTTGATGAATACAAATAAATAACACATAATCAAGAAACCCCAAACAATAATAtgataataggatcggtagaatcgtgttaccttttaTTAGATAGATTCAAAGGCTCACAAAGAAATTATCATTCTTGAATCCAAATAGCAACTAATTGCAAACCCGAAAATACTTATTGAAAATCCAAAACGTTGGAAGAAGGCTAACTGGCAAGGACTTGGAATGATACTCACCAATAAATAAATTGAGTAACATGACAAATTTAAGAATGGCATAATTGCATGAAGAAGTATGAGCCAAGGTAATAGGATTTGGTGTAGATAAATTTGTGTGTTAAGAATTGGGGAACTAAAGAGGCGACATAGAAATCAGATGAGTCAAGTTAAGACGGTATATATAAGAATTAAGATGAGATTAGTAGGGTTTGGCCTATAGAATTATAAATAAAGGAAACATATATAAAGGAGTCCGTCAAatcaaaagtttttttttttattttgttttccaAGTTAATATAAAATTAAGACAAAGGAAATCTCAAAGAATTTCCTAAATTTTTGGAATAaagaatattaatgtaaatatacatataaaatataataatatttggagtattacaatcttactccctgaaaagaactttgtccccgaagttcgaatTTAAAAAAATCAAACCAGTTAAAAATTTAAGTGGTATTACATCCTTCAAGCAACACGAATCGGGTTTTTGAGTGTCTCATCCATCTTAAGCCTGTTATTGGTATGCTATTCGATAAGCTTGAACTAGGTGTTGAGTTTTATGaagcatatgaaaaagaatgTGGGTTTGATTAAGCTCACAAAAGTCTAAAAATGGTGTCGTTAAGCATAaaaaagttgtgtgtaataagGCTGGAGTATGTGAAGCGAAAGAGAAAAACCACCGAAGGCAAAGAACTAGGATAGAATGTCCTTCTTGTATTAAATTTAAGCGAATTTTGGAGGAAGGTCCTGATATGGGTAAATACCAAATTTATGGTTTTCATGAAGGTCATAATCATATGCCACAAACACCATCAACAATGGTACATTTGACACAAACGAGAGAGTTGAATGTAgttcacaaaaaaatgataattgACAACTCCAAAAATAACATAGGTCCATTTAAGTCGTATAGGTTGTTCAAGGAGTATGTTAGAGGTTATAGGAATGTGGGTGCGTCATTGGAAGACTTTAAGAACTTTTCTAGAGATATCAAAAATTATTTATCAGAGGGGGATGCTCAAATGCTTATTGAgcattttatgaagataaaacacatgtgtccatctttttattttgattttgaggtaGACGAGATAGGTCGATTGTCACATGTGTTTTGGGCTGACCCTATTAGTATTAAAAACTATTTTCTATTCGGGGACATGACCTCTTTTGATACGACCTTTAGAAAAAACAAGTATAGGATGATATTTGGCCCTTTCACGAGGGTGGATAATCATAAGAGATGCGTGACCTTTGGGGCTGGACTTATTATTAATGAGAGCAAGGactcctttgcttggctatttaCGAAATTCGTAGAGGCTATGGAGGGTCGTCATCCAGTTTGTATGATAACTGATGAAGATGCGGGgatagaagaaggaatgaaattaGCCTAGAAAGACAAGGTGCAACatagatattgcatgtggcacatactaAAAAAGTTGCCTGAGAAGGTCGGGCCTGTAATATGTAAAGATACTGAGTTTCTGAAGAAGATAAACCGATGTGTTTGGAGCGCAGATGTGGAGCCGCCTGAATTTTAGGAAAGGTGGACAAC from Silene latifolia isolate original U9 population chromosome 2, ASM4854445v1, whole genome shotgun sequence encodes the following:
- the LOC141629392 gene encoding protein RRP6-like 1 translates to MTIPFHLPNLSKPQIEYNFHIDNLKPFSHTLLPVSRDGSRPIHPVEVFDPLDFITCPDSDFDSIIRPPLPMVSTPFKLVDTVEDLGYLVSKLSRVDVFAVDLEHNSYRSYQGMTCLMQISTRFEDFVVDTLKLREHVGEYLRDIFMDPTKKKVIHGSDNDIMWLQRDFSIYVVNLFDTMRASQVLQLERNSLAFLLKYYCGIESNKEYQSSDWRIRPLPVDMLKYAREDTHYLLFIYDSMRKELGSIGSDPLMIEVYKRSYDVCKRLYCMEVFDRETSYLSLYGLSDACLDEEQLGLVAGLYEWRDKVSREEDESCGYVLPNKMMLEIAKRKPINKHELLEIVGYSKEYVLRDVDFIIDFIWRSTQVNLHKFKVVAKLLKEKVNPSVIVSTIERWRKIRAREQHVFPASITMPGVQYAANCAPPAQVFSYARRPCVYPYRLPSAAAYVNGPFVVHCL